One window of Pseudomonas sp. FP198 genomic DNA carries:
- the pseB gene encoding UDP-N-acetylglucosamine 4,6-dehydratase (inverting) yields the protein MFNGKSIFISGGTGSFGRNFIRRLLEQYQPKRVVVFSRDELKQYEMQQTFNAPCMRYFLGDVRDADRLRQAMRGIDYVVHAAALKQVPAAEYNPTECIRTNVNGAENIIAAAIDNGVKKVVALSTDKAASPINLYGATKLLSDKLFVAANNIAGEQQTRFAVVRYGNVAGSRGSVVPFFSKLIAEGATELPITDERMTRFWITLDHGVQFVLDSFARMHGGEVFVPKIPSIRIVDLASGMAGHLPHRKVGIRPGEKLHELMVPLDDARMTIEFTDHYTIQPSIRFTNVDVNFAMDNLGERGTPVAEDFEYRSDTNPHFLSVEQIADLHARLSV from the coding sequence ATGTTCAACGGTAAATCGATCTTCATCTCAGGCGGCACCGGCTCGTTCGGGCGCAATTTCATCCGCCGGTTGCTGGAGCAATACCAGCCCAAGCGCGTGGTGGTGTTTTCCCGCGATGAACTCAAGCAGTACGAGATGCAACAAACCTTCAACGCCCCGTGCATGCGTTATTTCCTGGGAGACGTGCGCGATGCAGATCGTCTGCGCCAGGCCATGCGTGGCATCGATTACGTGGTGCATGCGGCGGCCCTCAAACAGGTGCCGGCGGCGGAATACAATCCTACCGAATGCATTCGCACCAACGTCAATGGTGCAGAAAATATCATCGCAGCGGCGATCGATAACGGTGTGAAAAAAGTCGTTGCGCTGTCCACCGACAAAGCGGCCAGCCCAATCAACCTGTACGGCGCGACCAAGTTGCTGTCGGACAAATTGTTCGTGGCGGCCAACAATATCGCGGGCGAACAGCAAACCCGGTTCGCCGTCGTGCGCTATGGCAATGTTGCCGGCTCCCGGGGCTCGGTGGTGCCGTTCTTCAGCAAGCTCATCGCTGAGGGCGCGACGGAGCTGCCAATTACCGATGAACGTATGACTCGCTTCTGGATCACCCTCGATCACGGTGTGCAATTCGTGCTGGACAGCTTCGCGCGCATGCACGGCGGCGAAGTGTTCGTGCCGAAGATTCCATCGATTCGCATCGTCGATTTGGCGTCGGGCATGGCTGGACATCTGCCTCATAGAAAAGTCGGCATCAGGCCCGGCGAAAAGCTTCATGAACTGATGGTACCGCTGGACGACGCGCGCATGACGATCGAGTTCACAGACCATTACACAATCCAGCCGTCGATTCGCTTCACCAACGTGGATGTGAATTTCGCTATGGACAACCTGGGCGAACGAGGCACTCCCGTCGCGGAGGACTTCGAGTATCGTTCTGACACCAATCCTCACTTTTTGTCGGTGGAACAGATCGCCGATCTGCACGCTCGGCTGTCGGTATGA
- a CDS encoding cephalosporin hydroxylase family protein, which yields MTDNTIHKAFEAQCQTEIAGQGQDQKLVGLAKAFFNESARHKYSYHFSWMGRPIIQLPQDMMAMQELIWQIKPDLIIECGIAHGGSIIYYASLLELQGHGEVLGIDLDIRPHNREAIESHPMSKRISMIEGSSIDPAIAEQVRAAAKGKKVILVLDSNHTHDHVLEELRLYAPLVSVGSYCVVMDTVVEDMPADFFPDRPWGPGDNPKTAVWKYLEENDSFEIDQQLQNKLLITVAPDGYLRRVR from the coding sequence ATGACCGACAACACTATCCATAAAGCATTCGAAGCCCAATGCCAGACCGAAATCGCCGGTCAAGGCCAAGATCAGAAACTCGTCGGCTTGGCCAAGGCGTTTTTCAACGAATCGGCCCGCCACAAGTACAGCTACCATTTTTCATGGATGGGGCGGCCGATCATCCAGCTGCCACAGGATATGATGGCCATGCAGGAACTGATCTGGCAGATCAAGCCTGACCTGATCATTGAATGCGGTATCGCCCACGGCGGTTCGATCATCTATTACGCTTCGTTGCTGGAGTTGCAAGGCCACGGCGAAGTGCTGGGTATCGACCTGGATATTCGCCCGCACAATCGCGAAGCCATCGAGAGCCATCCGATGAGCAAACGCATCTCGATGATCGAAGGTTCTAGCATCGATCCGGCTATCGCCGAGCAGGTGCGTGCAGCGGCCAAAGGCAAGAAAGTCATTCTGGTACTCGATTCCAACCACACCCATGACCATGTACTTGAAGAGCTGCGTCTGTATGCGCCGCTGGTTTCGGTGGGCAGCTACTGCGTGGTGATGGACACGGTGGTGGAAGACATGCCGGCGGATTTTTTCCCGGATCGCCCATGGGGGCCGGGCGACAACCCTAAAACCGCAGTGTGGAAATACCTCGAAGAAAACGACAGCTTCGAAATTGACCAGCAACTGCAGAACAAACTGCTGATCACCGTTGCACCGGATGGTTATCTGCGTCGGGTTCGTTAA
- a CDS encoding class I SAM-dependent methyltransferase gives MTRELYRATGLPVLQNRTFANEQSARASASADMVLVQDDVSGLVFNQAFDADKLSYDSDYQNEQAYSGQFQKHLADVEGIIARHFSGQELIEVGCGKGYFLELLKERGYTITGIDPAYEGANAGVIKAPFTRELGLSADAVVLRHVLEHIQDPVAFLAEIAAANQGGQIYIEVPCLDWILEHRAWFDLFYEHVNYFRLADLHRMFGTVHEAGHLFGGQYLYIVADLATLRLKPDQPVPALQLPAEFTASLDHAVQIVQAAPQQGSAIWGASSKGVIYSLFLQRAGVAVDCVVDINPAKQGRYLPLSGVRVSSPEEAMTALAEGAHVFVMNSNYLEEIKRMTGGRYVYHAVDSASFQ, from the coding sequence ATGACGCGTGAGCTATACCGGGCCACCGGCCTTCCGGTTCTGCAGAACCGTACCTTCGCCAACGAGCAGTCGGCCAGAGCCTCGGCGAGTGCCGACATGGTGTTGGTCCAGGACGACGTGAGCGGGTTGGTTTTTAATCAGGCGTTCGATGCTGACAAGCTCAGCTATGACAGCGATTACCAGAATGAACAGGCCTATTCCGGTCAGTTCCAGAAGCATCTTGCTGACGTGGAGGGCATCATCGCCCGGCATTTCAGCGGCCAGGAGTTGATCGAGGTCGGTTGCGGCAAAGGCTATTTTCTGGAACTGCTCAAGGAGCGTGGCTACACGATCACGGGTATCGACCCCGCCTATGAGGGCGCAAACGCAGGCGTGATCAAGGCGCCGTTCACTCGCGAACTGGGCCTGTCGGCCGATGCGGTGGTGCTGCGTCACGTGCTGGAGCATATCCAGGACCCGGTGGCTTTCCTTGCTGAGATCGCGGCGGCCAACCAGGGCGGACAGATCTACATCGAAGTGCCGTGCCTGGACTGGATCCTCGAACATCGTGCGTGGTTCGACCTGTTCTACGAACATGTCAACTATTTCCGCCTCGCTGACCTGCACCGGATGTTTGGCACGGTGCATGAAGCCGGGCACCTGTTCGGCGGTCAGTACCTGTATATCGTTGCTGATCTGGCCACGTTGCGCCTGAAGCCGGATCAGCCCGTTCCGGCGTTGCAACTGCCCGCCGAATTCACCGCCAGTCTCGATCACGCCGTGCAGATTGTTCAGGCTGCGCCGCAGCAAGGCTCGGCGATCTGGGGGGCGTCGTCCAAGGGCGTGATCTACTCGCTTTTTCTGCAACGAGCCGGTGTTGCAGTGGACTGCGTGGTGGATATCAACCCGGCCAAGCAGGGGCGGTACCTGCCGTTGAGTGGGGTGCGGGTCTCCTCGCCCGAGGAGGCGATGACTGCTCTAGCTGAAGGGGCGCATGTATTTGTCATGAATTCCAATTACCTCGAAGAGATCAAGCGGATGACCGGTGGGCGTTACGTCTACCACGCCGTTGACAGCGCTTCGTTCCAATAA